The Juglans regia cultivar Chandler chromosome 2, Walnut 2.0, whole genome shotgun sequence genome includes a window with the following:
- the LOC109006124 gene encoding peroxidase 20-like — translation MSFSSSSMAVARIIFMVVVAVLVFLVFHGSSETSGTADLPDLVLDYYKQTCPSVEQIVRRNVEVAVFKDPRMAASLLRLHFHDCFVMGCDASVLLESQGSMVSEKQAGPNLNSLRGFEVIDEIKYALEEACPYTVSCADILALAARDAVLLRGGPVWNVFLGRRDSLKASFSGANQFIPAPNSSLETLIANFQDQGLDVADLVALSGSHTMGRARCLSFRQRVYDVSTEHDHDRYKRHTTFRRILRSICPKSGRDNEFAPLDFMTPARFDNHYYLNVLEGEGLLGTDNALVAEDDEGEIRRQVWAYASNQKLFFESFVKSVVKMGNINVLTGNEGEIRRNCRFVNS, via the exons ATGTCATTTTCTTCATCGTCAATGGCTGTTGCCAGAATAATATTCATGGTCGTAGTTGCAGTacttgtttttttggtttttcatgGGAGTTCTGAAACCTCGGGTACTGCCGATCTTCCTGATCTAGTTCTTGACTATTACAAACAAACATGTCCCTCAGTTGAACAGATTGTGAGACGCAATGTTGAGGTTGCTGTGTTTAAAGATCCTCGAATGGCTGCCTCTCTCCTCCGCTTACATTTTCATGATTGTTTTGTCATG GGGTGCGATGCTTCGGTTCTTTTGGAAAGCCAAGGGAGCATGGTTAGTGAAAAGCAAGCAGGACCTAACCTCAACTCCCTACGTGGATTTGAGGTCATTGATGAGATCAAATATGCTTTGGAAGAGGCTTGTCCCTATACTGTTTCCTGTGCTGATATACTAGCCCTTGCTGCTCGTGATGCAGTTTTATTG aGAGGAGGGCCAGTATGGAATGTCTTCCTAGGAAGGAGAGACTCTCTGAAAGCAAGCTTTAGCGGTGCCAACCAGTTCATCCCTGCTCCAAATTCCTCTCTGGAGACTCTCATTGCTAATTTTCAAGATCAAGGCCTCGATGTGGCAGACTTGGTTGCTTTATCAG GTAGCCATACGATGGGAAGGGCAAGGTGCCTAAGCTTCAGGCAAAGGGTATACGATGTGAGCACtgaacatgatcatgatcgTTACAAGAGACACACAACTTTTAGAAGAATCCTACGGTCCATATGCCCAAAATCAGGAAGAGACAACGAGTTTGCACCGCTTGATTTTATGACTCCGGCCAGATTTGACAATCACTACTACCTTAATGTTCTCGAGGGAGAAGGTTTGTTAGGAACTGACAATGCGTTGGTAGCAGAAGACGATGAGGGGGAAATAAGAAGGCAGGTGTGGGCTTATGCCTCTAATCAAAAGCTTTTTTTCGAATCATTTGTGAAGTCTGTGGTGAAGATGGGGAACATCAATGTACTCACCGGAAATGAAGGAGAAATCAGAAGGAATTGTAGGTTTGTCAACTCCTAG